TCCCGTGGCCCATCATCGTGCTGCTGGTGGCGGTCTTCCGCGCCTTCAACCACCTGCGCGAGCACCGCACGCTGCTGTCGCTCCACGGCGCGTGCCCCAAGTGCGGCACGGTGCAGAGCTTCACCGAGGTAGGTCGGATGCACAATCCGCACAAGGTCACCTGCGCCAACTGCCGCTGGGACTCGTACGTCGAGGTCGCCCGCGCCAGCCAGGCCACGTAGCCGCACGACGCCGCTTCGAATCTGCAATCGCGGATGCCCGGGCGGCACCCGGGGAATCCATCGCATGCGTCCGAGCGACAGGCGGAGCGTGGCTTATGAGCCGGCCACAGATTCCTCAGGCGCCACGTCTTTGGCACGGAGGGACAGGGCGGCGCAGCGCCTTCGGAATGACAGGCTCAGGCTTTTCCTCCCATGCACGACGCTGCCCTGAAACACCCCGCCGGGCGGCGCCGTAGGACTCCTCGCCCCAATCGTCCTTCTTCAACCCTCCCCGGGATCGTCGCTCATGGATCCGAAAGACGCGGTGATGTTCGTGATGATGTTCATCGTCTTCGGCGTTCCCGCGCTGGCGATCACCGCGCGGCTGATCATGAAGCCGATGGTGGATTCCATCATCCGCCTGCGCGAGAGCTCGGCCGCGGTGAACGACGGCCTCGTCGAGCGCCGCATGCTGCAGCTGGAGGACGACGTCTCGCAGCTCCGCGCCAGCGTGGCCGAGCTGGAGGAGACCGTCGCCTTCCAGCAGAAGCTGCTCACCGCGGGCGAGCCGGCCCTCTCCTCGCCGGCGCGGTAGGCGCCGGAGCCGTCCAGGCGAGACGGCGGACGCCCGGACGTAGCCGCGCTCGCCAGTGGCCGGAGATCGTCTCTCCGGCCACAAGTCGTTTCTGCAGACAGGTTTGGATCGATCCTGGGAGATGCGGAACGAGCGATGCGGCGACTTCGCCTCGTCGCGATCGAGCACGTCCGATCGAATATGTCAAAGAAGTTGTTGACAAACTATGGGAAGATGTCGTAGCGTTATCTCCAGCCACCAACCGAGCGGAGGAGTGAGATGGGCGGCGAGAAGCAGGAGCTGGAGGGGCCCGACCTCACCGAGGGCGTGCCGCTGGACGAGCTGGGGGAGGGCGCGATCCTCACCGGCCACGCGAACGGCGAGGCGGTGGTCGTGGTCCGCGCGGGCGGCGAGGTGTTCGCGCTGGACGCCAACTGCACGCACTACGGCGTGCCGCTGGGCGGCGGGATCGTGGTGGACGGAACCATCCGCTGCCCCGCGCACCACTCGCGCTTCGACCTGCGCACCGGCGAGGCGGTCGCCGCGCCGGCGCTGCGCTCGACGGGGTGCTGGAACGTCGAGACGCGCGACGGCCGCGTCTTCGTCACCGGTAAGCGCGAAGCGGCGCCGGCGGCGAGGAAGCACGCCGCGGCGCCGGAGTCCGTTGTCATCGTCGGCGCGGGCGCGGCGGGGAGCGCGTGCGCGGAGATGCTGCGCCGGCAGGGCTACGACGGTCCGGTGACGATGATCGACGCCACCACCGACGGACCCGTCGACCGGCCGAACCTGTCGAAGGACTACCTGGCCGGGAACGCGCCCGAGGAGTGGATCCCCCTCTTCCCGCCCGAGTGGTATGCCGAGAACCGCGTCGACCTCGCGCTCGGCTCGCGGGTGATCGGGATCGACCCGGCCAAGCGGCGCGTGCGGCTGATGAACGGCAAGGCGTACACGTACGGCGCGCTCCTCATCGCCACCGGCTCCGAGCCGGTGCGCCTGCCGCTCTCGCAGCGCGACATCCCGCACCTGTTCTATCTGCGCACGCTGGCGGACAGCCGCGCCATCATCGGCGCGGCAAGCAAGGAGAAGCGCGCCGTCGTGGTCGGCAGCAGCTTCATCGGGCTGGAGGTGGCGGCGTCGCTGCGGACGCGCGGGCTCGACGTCACCGTGGTCAGCCAGGAGGGGCTGCCGCTGGGCAACATCCTGGGGCCGGAGCTCGGCTGGTCCATCCAGCGCCTGCACGAGGACCACGGGGTGAAGTTCCACCTGAAGGACGGCGTGCAGGGGATCGACGGACACACGGTGGCGCTGAAGAGCGGGCCGTCGCTGGAGGCGGACCTCGTGGTGGTGGGGATCGGGGTGCGGCCGGGGGTGGCACTGGGGCAGTGGGCGGGGCTGCAGGTGGAGGGCGGGATCGTGGTCGACGAGCAGCTGCAGACCAGCGCGCCGGGGATCTGGGCGGCGGGCGACGTGTGCCGCTGGCCGGACCCGTGGACGGGGCAGCGCATCCGCAGCGAGCACTGGGTGGTCGGCCAGCGCCAGGGGCAGACCGTCGCGCGCAACATGCTGGGCGCCAGCGAGCGGTTCAACGCGGCGCCGTTCTTCTGGAGCGCGCACTACGACGTGACCATCAACTATGTGGGCCACGCCGAGAAGTGGGACGCCATCGAGCTCGACGGCGAGCCGCGCGAGCACGACTGCACCGCGGTCTATCGCAAGGGCGGAAAGCCGCTGGCCATCGCCACCATCTCGCGCGACCGCCAGAGCCTGCGCGCCGAGGCGGGGATCGAGGCGGGCGACCTGGCCGCCGTCGAGGCGGCGATTCGCGGCGGGGCGGGAGCGGGGGTGGGGTAGGATTCGGCGCCGGGAGGATGGTGCTCGCACGGCCGCCGGCTCTCCCCACCCCGGCCCCTCCCCCACGAGGGGGGAGGGATGGGGGAGGGGAGACCTCAGCGCGGGGACGGGCTTCAGTTCACGCGCTTAGTTCTCCCCCGCCCCTGCGCAGCGGGGGAGGGGGCTGGGGGGAGGGGGCCGCCCGCGGCCGCGCGGATGCCTGC
This genomic stretch from Longimicrobium sp. harbors:
- a CDS encoding FAD-dependent oxidoreductase, whose amino-acid sequence is MGGEKQELEGPDLTEGVPLDELGEGAILTGHANGEAVVVVRAGGEVFALDANCTHYGVPLGGGIVVDGTIRCPAHHSRFDLRTGEAVAAPALRSTGCWNVETRDGRVFVTGKREAAPAARKHAAAPESVVIVGAGAAGSACAEMLRRQGYDGPVTMIDATTDGPVDRPNLSKDYLAGNAPEEWIPLFPPEWYAENRVDLALGSRVIGIDPAKRRVRLMNGKAYTYGALLIATGSEPVRLPLSQRDIPHLFYLRTLADSRAIIGAASKEKRAVVVGSSFIGLEVAASLRTRGLDVTVVSQEGLPLGNILGPELGWSIQRLHEDHGVKFHLKDGVQGIDGHTVALKSGPSLEADLVVVGIGVRPGVALGQWAGLQVEGGIVVDEQLQTSAPGIWAAGDVCRWPDPWTGQRIRSEHWVVGQRQGQTVARNMLGASERFNAAPFFWSAHYDVTINYVGHAEKWDAIELDGEPREHDCTAVYRKGGKPLAIATISRDRQSLRAEAGIEAGDLAAVEAAIRGGAGAGVG